Proteins from a genomic interval of Sporanaerobacter acetigenes DSM 13106:
- a CDS encoding NAD(P)H-hydrate epimerase — protein sequence MKKVTSTEMNSIDAFSIKAIGIPGIVLMENAALKVVKNIDLEKYNKFTIVCGVGNNGGDGLAVARHLIVEGKDVDVFIVGNIDKGSKDFYLNYNILDNMVVDIHHISSEENLKKLSKSLESSDMTIDSIFGTGLKRNVEGIFEKTISLINEKSNYILAIDIPSGLNADNGEVLNICINASKTVTFQLPKVGLYEFNGKKYAGEVIVEPIGIPNMAINKVLGKI from the coding sequence TTGAAAAAAGTCACTTCAACTGAAATGAACTCAATTGATGCATTCTCTATAAAAGCTATAGGCATCCCAGGAATAGTTCTCATGGAAAATGCAGCCCTAAAAGTAGTGAAAAATATAGACTTAGAAAAATACAACAAATTTACTATTGTATGTGGTGTAGGAAACAATGGTGGAGACGGGTTGGCCGTTGCAAGACATTTAATAGTAGAGGGAAAAGATGTAGATGTATTTATAGTTGGAAATATAGATAAGGGAAGCAAAGACTTTTATTTAAATTACAATATACTTGACAATATGGTTGTTGATATACATCACATTTCAAGTGAAGAAAATCTAAAAAAGCTTTCAAAAAGTCTCGAATCTTCAGATATGACTATTGATTCAATATTTGGTACAGGACTTAAAAGAAATGTAGAAGGAATATTTGAAAAGACCATTTCCCTTATAAATGAAAAGAGCAATTATATACTAGCTATAGACATACCTTCAGGTCTAAATGCTGACAATGGAGAAGTATTAAATATCTGTATAAATGCAAGCAAAACTGTAACTTTCCAATTACCAAAAGTAGGCCTTTATGAATTCAATGGGAAAAAATATGCTGGAGAAGTAATAGTAGAACCCATCGGCATACCTAATATGGCAATAAACAAGGTCCTCGGAAAAATATAG
- a CDS encoding DEAD/DEAH box helicase, translating to MLQIDDKLLLNRAGNTEFYFRGLQYYRLGKVTNVKYIKKINYVEAIVKGSEDYKVYAEFSEKGKLISTHCTCPAYEKYPGDCKHIVALLTFIEKSELKNILGELSNTNVEKEKVKDIINYYRYNNERETLPLNMEYNYEYKYNKYDGIDNSSFLSLRIGEDKLYVVKNIKNFFESLENNEEIQYGKGFTFCPNKHVFKDEDKEIMNFLKLLYENHKMDYGETIFKDKRIQLTPESLKRFFEMMKSRSFNATIMDEKYEDINIVEENLPLDMFLTAENEEMVVEMNFDYSLRPLTRNGDYFFYKGKIYNPSVEQARKLGPIYNIIMSDYDGVMKIPEECREAFISEVIPNIKNIVNIHIDEKVQNAIYNPEFKGEIYFDKEGDMVVCKVNFIYGDISINPFSSKEDNKSDNKKILLRDIEKERAILKQLEESAFKVRDGEIYIDDEEKIYALIYETIPKLQELCDIYYSENFKNIVFRDSSYFSGGIKLNDNLNMLEFNFEIDGIKQSELTDVFRSMKEKKKYYRLKDGSFLPLDNEELKYMGEVFDYLNISKKDLEAENIVIPKYRAVYLDNFLKEKKLDFIKKNVGFRKLVQDINEFEDMEYEVPEELENTLREYQKFGFKWLKTLASCGLGGILADDMGLGKTLQMIAFLLSEKIEKGQNTSIVIAPTSVIYNWEVEIDKFAPNLKTLVVSGSKVERISMLKDIQEYDVVVTSYPLIRKDIEEYEKYSFRTCILDEAQHIKNPNSISAKSVKRLKAKNYFALTGTPMENSLLELWSIFDYIMPGYLMSHGKFVDKYEKPIITNKDEKALKDLNNHIRPFILRRLKKDVLKELPEKIEQKILVDLTKEQKKVYLAYLKAIKGEIEEEMNTSGFAKNQIKILAGLTRLRQICCHPGMFIENYEFGSGKLDSLEEILYDALDGEHRILIFSQFTSMLNIIKERLKRDSIEYMYLDGSTDVKERGKLVEEFNGGKGQVFLISLKAGGTGLNLTGADMVIHFDPWWNPAVEDQATDRAYRIGQKNTVQVLKLITKGTIEEKIFELQEAKKEMIDKVITEGETLVSKLGEEEIKYLFDM from the coding sequence ATGCTACAAATAGATGATAAACTTTTGTTAAATAGAGCAGGAAATACTGAATTTTATTTTAGAGGGCTTCAGTACTATCGATTAGGAAAGGTTACAAATGTAAAATACATCAAAAAAATTAATTATGTTGAGGCTATAGTGAAAGGTAGTGAAGACTATAAAGTCTATGCTGAGTTTTCAGAAAAAGGAAAATTAATTTCAACTCATTGTACATGTCCTGCGTATGAGAAATATCCAGGAGACTGTAAACATATTGTAGCTCTTCTTACCTTTATAGAAAAGTCAGAACTTAAAAATATTTTAGGGGAACTTTCCAATACGAACGTGGAAAAAGAAAAAGTTAAAGACATCATCAACTATTATAGATACAACAATGAAAGAGAAACTTTGCCTTTAAATATGGAATACAATTATGAATATAAATACAACAAATATGATGGAATAGATAATAGTTCTTTTTTGAGCCTTAGAATAGGAGAAGATAAACTCTATGTAGTTAAGAACATAAAAAATTTTTTTGAGAGTCTAGAAAATAATGAGGAAATACAGTATGGAAAGGGATTTACTTTTTGTCCCAATAAACATGTATTTAAAGATGAAGACAAAGAGATAATGAATTTTTTGAAATTGTTATATGAAAATCATAAAATGGATTATGGAGAAACTATATTTAAGGATAAGAGGATTCAATTGACACCAGAATCTTTAAAAAGATTTTTTGAGATGATGAAAAGTAGAAGTTTTAACGCTACTATAATGGATGAAAAATATGAAGACATAAATATAGTGGAAGAAAATTTGCCATTAGATATGTTTTTGACAGCAGAAAATGAAGAAATGGTAGTAGAAATGAACTTTGACTATAGCTTGAGACCTCTAACAAGAAATGGAGATTATTTTTTCTATAAGGGGAAAATATACAATCCTTCAGTGGAGCAGGCTAGAAAATTGGGGCCTATATATAATATAATAATGTCTGATTATGATGGGGTCATGAAAATACCTGAAGAGTGTAGGGAAGCTTTTATATCAGAAGTAATACCTAATATAAAAAATATTGTCAATATCCATATAGATGAAAAAGTTCAAAATGCAATATATAATCCAGAATTCAAGGGAGAGATATACTTTGATAAAGAAGGAGATATGGTAGTATGTAAAGTGAATTTTATCTACGGGGATATATCTATAAATCCTTTTAGTTCTAAGGAGGACAACAAAAGTGATAATAAAAAAATACTCTTAAGGGATATAGAAAAGGAAAGAGCTATTTTGAAACAATTGGAGGAAAGTGCCTTTAAGGTTCGAGATGGAGAAATATATATAGATGATGAAGAAAAAATATATGCTCTTATATATGAGACTATTCCTAAACTTCAAGAGTTGTGTGACATATACTATTCTGAAAACTTTAAGAATATAGTTTTTAGAGATTCTTCATATTTTTCAGGGGGTATAAAGCTTAATGATAATTTGAATATGTTGGAATTTAATTTTGAAATAGATGGAATAAAACAAAGCGAACTGACAGATGTATTTAGGTCCATGAAAGAAAAGAAAAAGTATTATAGATTAAAAGATGGTTCATTTTTGCCTTTAGATAATGAAGAACTTAAATATATGGGGGAAGTTTTTGACTATTTAAATATAAGTAAAAAGGATTTAGAAGCTGAAAATATAGTTATTCCGAAGTATAGGGCTGTTTATCTAGACAATTTTTTGAAAGAAAAAAAGTTGGATTTTATCAAAAAAAATGTAGGATTTAGAAAACTTGTACAGGATATAAATGAATTTGAAGATATGGAATATGAAGTGCCAGAGGAACTTGAAAATACCCTTAGAGAATATCAAAAATTTGGATTCAAATGGCTGAAAACTCTAGCTAGTTGTGGACTTGGTGGAATATTGGCTGATGATATGGGACTTGGAAAGACTTTGCAGATGATTGCTTTTTTGTTGTCAGAGAAAATAGAGAAGGGGCAAAACACTTCTATTGTCATTGCTCCAACCTCGGTTATATACAACTGGGAAGTAGAAATTGATAAATTTGCTCCCAATCTTAAGACTTTAGTGGTATCGGGAAGTAAAGTTGAAAGAATTTCTATGCTTAAAGATATCCAAGAATATGATGTAGTTGTTACTTCTTATCCCCTCATCAGAAAAGATATTGAGGAATATGAAAAATATAGTTTTAGAACTTGTATATTAGATGAGGCTCAACATATAAAGAATCCAAATTCTATTAGTGCTAAGTCAGTGAAAAGATTGAAGGCTAAAAATTATTTTGCTCTGACAGGTACTCCTATGGAGAATTCATTGCTGGAACTTTGGTCTATATTTGATTATATAATGCCTGGATATTTGATGTCTCATGGAAAGTTTGTAGATAAATATGAGAAACCTATTATAACCAACAAAGATGAAAAGGCATTAAAAGATTTAAATAATCACATAAGGCCCTTTATTTTGAGGAGACTTAAAAAAGATGTTCTTAAGGAACTTCCAGAGAAGATAGAACAAAAAATTCTCGTGGATTTGACCAAAGAACAAAAGAAGGTTTATCTTGCATATCTTAAAGCTATAAAAGGGGAAATAGAAGAAGAAATGAATACTTCAGGATTTGCCAAAAATCAGATAAAGATATTGGCTGGACTTACAAGACTTAGGCAAATTTGCTGTCACCCAGGAATGTTCATTGAAAATTATGAATTTGGTAGTGGAAAATTGGACTCTCTTGAGGAAATATTGTATGATGCATTGGATGGAGAACATAGAATACTCATATTTTCTCAATTTACAAGTATGTTAAATATTATAAAAGAGAGACTTAAAAGAGATTCTATTGAATATATGTATTTAGATGGATCTACTGATGTGAAGGAGAGGGGAAAATTAGTTGAGGAATTCAATGGAGGAAAGGGACAAGTATTTTTGATTTCACTAAAAGCGGGAGGAACAGGACTCAATTTGACTGGAGCAGATATGGTCATTCATTTTGATCCTTGGTGGAATCCGGCTGTAGAAGATCAGGCTACAGATAGGGCTTATAGAATAGGACAAAAAAATACCGTCCAAGTATTGAAGCTTATAACTAAAGGAACTATTGAGGAAAAAATATTTGAACTGCAAGAGGCAAAAAAAGAGATGATAGATAAGGTGATTACAGAGGGAGAAACTCTTGTATCTAAGCTTGGCGAGGAAGAAATAAAATATTTATTTGATATGTAG
- a CDS encoding DsrE family protein, producing MEKMKVIFHIDEMEKWSLTLINVRNLLRDSEEEVEIEVLANSSAVKGFTPDFELAHVITKQNGKGVKFGACKNALEACDLGESDILEFVRVVPNSMVELIQKQREGFAYIRP from the coding sequence ATGGAAAAAATGAAAGTAATATTTCATATTGATGAAATGGAAAAATGGAGCTTGACACTTATAAATGTCAGAAATCTTTTGAGAGATTCTGAAGAAGAAGTAGAAATAGAAGTACTTGCAAATTCATCGGCAGTGAAAGGTTTTACTCCTGATTTTGAGCTAGCTCATGTGATAACTAAACAAAATGGCAAAGGAGTTAAATTTGGTGCTTGCAAGAATGCCCTTGAGGCATGTGATTTGGGAGAAAGTGATATATTGGAATTTGTAAGAGTAGTTCCAAATAGCATGGTTGAGTTGATACAAAAACAAAGAGAAGGCTTTGCATATATAAGGCCTTAG
- a CDS encoding WG repeat-containing protein: MRKKNTLLLTLLILSMILVSCGNENKGSKSEISLYPAYEKDQNQKLWGYIDANGDFKIEPKFQFAGNFDENGLAKIYDEEKMGLVNENCETIVPPIYDAISDLNEDVMSAVQGNNYSILDKSGNILFSSSDYLFLGISSEGYISAAKKAGDDVKMGYIDKNGKELIEPKYNIAYDFKNGRALVRNAEDKYAIIDNTGKVIKELKYENVSPAEDNETFIFTDEKNLYGYLDKNGDVFIKPKFTNAYHYEDKMAIVSVEDTSKNIGKWGVIDKKGEYLIKPKYTSIAYLGGGLFSVSKDEIEGSEMYVKKAIVNQNGKQLTGFEYYNIGGNKDKKIDNGYISVSDGKYTFLLDKKGKQVSKFPKIEGVGEVSLKGDVIASVIDDRIAYYDFKGKPIWEEDNTYKLKGEAVVVEKKYVPDIGVKIYYPEIQGLKDRKVEKSINEELYKLFVTETMKGLKKNKEKTTLNLQYNVRRSNDLLIVQKSGYYFMQGAAHGMPIEETYHIDLYTGKIYSLKDLFKPNSNYVEKLTNIVKKQMGKSQNEGTKTYLLDDFKSIREDQNFVLFKDYIQLYFYPYEVASYAEGFAKFSIPYEEINDILDTDSDFWWSFNSSREGK; this comes from the coding sequence ATGAGGAAGAAAAATACTTTGCTTTTGACATTACTGATTTTATCTATGATTTTGGTTTCTTGTGGAAATGAAAACAAAGGAAGTAAAAGTGAAATATCTTTATATCCTGCTTATGAAAAGGATCAGAACCAAAAATTGTGGGGCTATATAGATGCAAATGGAGATTTTAAAATAGAGCCCAAGTTTCAGTTTGCTGGAAATTTTGATGAAAATGGATTGGCAAAGATTTATGATGAAGAAAAAATGGGACTTGTAAATGAGAACTGTGAAACAATAGTACCTCCAATATATGATGCTATCAGTGATTTAAATGAGGATGTAATGAGTGCTGTTCAAGGCAACAATTACTCTATATTAGACAAATCGGGCAATATTCTTTTTTCATCTAGTGATTATTTATTTTTAGGGATATCTAGCGAAGGATATATATCGGCAGCCAAAAAGGCTGGAGACGATGTAAAGATGGGCTATATTGATAAGAATGGGAAAGAACTCATAGAGCCAAAATACAATATTGCCTATGATTTCAAAAATGGCAGGGCACTAGTTCGAAATGCAGAAGATAAGTATGCTATAATAGATAATACTGGGAAAGTAATCAAAGAACTTAAGTATGAAAATGTATCTCCAGCTGAAGACAATGAAACTTTTATTTTTACTGATGAAAAAAATTTGTATGGATATTTAGACAAAAATGGAGATGTATTTATAAAGCCTAAGTTTACCAATGCGTATCATTATGAAGATAAAATGGCTATAGTTAGCGTAGAAGATACCTCAAAGAATATTGGAAAATGGGGAGTTATAGATAAAAAAGGAGAATATTTAATTAAACCTAAATATACTAGTATAGCTTATTTAGGAGGGGGACTGTTTTCAGTATCTAAAGATGAAATTGAAGGTAGTGAAATGTATGTAAAAAAAGCTATTGTAAATCAAAATGGAAAACAGTTAACTGGATTTGAGTATTATAATATTGGAGGAAATAAAGATAAAAAGATAGACAATGGATATATTTCGGTTAGTGATGGAAAGTATACTTTTTTGTTAGATAAGAAAGGCAAACAGGTTTCTAAATTTCCTAAAATCGAAGGTGTTGGAGAAGTTTCTCTCAAAGGAGATGTGATAGCTTCAGTTATAGATGATAGAATAGCTTATTATGATTTCAAGGGAAAGCCAATATGGGAAGAAGACAATACTTATAAATTGAAAGGTGAAGCTGTTGTAGTAGAGAAAAAATATGTACCAGATATAGGTGTGAAAATATATTATCCAGAAATACAAGGATTGAAAGATAGAAAAGTTGAAAAATCTATAAATGAAGAATTATATAAGTTATTTGTTACTGAAACAATGAAAGGTCTTAAAAAGAACAAAGAGAAAACTACTTTGAATCTTCAATATAATGTTAGGAGAAGCAATGATTTATTAATAGTTCAAAAAAGTGGTTATTATTTTATGCAAGGTGCTGCCCATGGTATGCCTATTGAAGAAACATACCATATAGATTTGTATACAGGGAAAATATATAGCCTAAAGGATTTGTTTAAACCAAATAGCAATTATGTGGAAAAGTTGACCAACATTGTGAAAAAACAAATGGGGAAAAGTCAAAATGAAGGAACAAAAACATACCTTTTAGATGATTTTAAGTCTATAAGAGAAGATCAAAATTTCGTGTTATTTAAGGATTATATTCAATTGTATTTTTATCCATATGAAGTAGCAAGTTATGCAGAAGGTTTTGCAAAATTTAGCATTCCTTATGAAGAGATAAATGATATATTAGATACTGATTCGGATTTTTGGTGGTCATTTAATAGCAGCAGAGAGGGGAAATAA
- the rlmD gene encoding 23S rRNA (uracil(1939)-C(5))-methyltransferase RlmD — MARKRPIVEMEIIDVDFPNKAYGVVDGKKVKVKGGIKGQRVKVRINKKRKDYVAGNIIEIMEKSPLEIEAKCPHFGGCGGCTYQSIPYEEELKIKENQVKRLFVEEGIEDFNFLGVERSPSLEEYRNKMEYTFGDEHRDGPLSLGLHKKGRFYEVVSVGKCNIVDRDFAIILGEVINYFRNTDIPCYNKKIHVGVLRHFVIRKALSTGEILLNLVTSSQGEVPLDELIDRLKKLELYGEIKGFIHTINDNVADAIKVDRSDLVYGRDYIIEEILGLKFKISPFSFFQTNTFGAEKLYSIVRDFAGDIDDKVVFDLYSGTGTISQIMAPVAKKVIGIEIVEEAVEKAYENSKLNRLDNVEFIAGDVLEEVEKLLEKPDLIILDPPREGINPKALQKIIDFSPEKFVYVSCNPVTLVRDLKEFIDRGYIIEKVKCMDMFPRTGHVECIALIQREIS; from the coding sequence ATGGCTAGGAAGAGACCAATAGTTGAGATGGAAATAATAGATGTTGATTTTCCAAACAAAGCATATGGAGTAGTGGATGGGAAAAAGGTGAAAGTTAAAGGTGGAATAAAGGGACAAAGAGTGAAAGTCCGTATAAATAAAAAACGCAAAGATTATGTTGCAGGAAATATCATAGAGATAATGGAAAAGTCTCCGTTAGAAATAGAAGCAAAATGTCCTCATTTTGGTGGTTGCGGTGGATGTACTTATCAATCTATTCCCTATGAAGAAGAATTAAAAATAAAGGAAAATCAAGTGAAACGGTTATTTGTTGAAGAAGGAATAGAAGATTTCAATTTTTTAGGGGTTGAAAGGAGCCCAAGTTTAGAAGAATACAGAAACAAGATGGAATATACTTTTGGAGATGAACATAGGGATGGACCATTGTCATTGGGACTTCATAAAAAGGGAAGATTTTATGAAGTAGTCAGTGTGGGAAAATGCAATATTGTAGATAGAGATTTTGCAATTATATTAGGGGAAGTTATAAATTATTTTAGGAATACGGATATACCTTGTTATAACAAGAAAATTCATGTAGGAGTATTGAGACATTTTGTTATAAGAAAGGCCTTGTCTACTGGAGAAATACTCTTAAATCTTGTGACTAGTTCTCAAGGAGAAGTACCACTTGATGAATTGATAGATAGACTAAAAAAATTAGAATTGTATGGAGAAATAAAAGGTTTCATTCATACTATAAATGACAATGTAGCTGATGCTATAAAAGTAGATAGATCGGATTTGGTATATGGTAGAGATTATATTATAGAGGAGATTTTGGGACTTAAATTTAAAATATCTCCATTTTCTTTTTTTCAAACCAATACTTTTGGAGCAGAAAAGCTCTATTCTATAGTTAGAGATTTTGCAGGAGATATTGATGATAAGGTAGTGTTTGACTTATATTCTGGTACGGGTACTATATCTCAAATAATGGCTCCAGTAGCTAAAAAAGTGATAGGTATAGAAATTGTAGAAGAAGCTGTAGAGAAGGCTTACGAAAACTCAAAATTGAATAGGTTAGATAATGTAGAGTTTATTGCAGGAGATGTTTTAGAAGAAGTAGAAAAGCTATTGGAAAAGCCAGATTTAATCATATTAGATCCTCCTAGAGAAGGTATCAACCCAAAAGCACTACAGAAGATCATAGATTTTTCTCCAGAAAAATTCGTATATGTATCTTGCAACCCAGTTACATTGGTTAGGGATTTAAAAGAGTTTATAGATAGAGGATATATAATCGAAAAAGTAAAATGTATGGATATGTTTCCGAGGACGGGGCACGTGGAGTGCATAGCGTTGATACAAAGAGAAATTTCGTAG
- a CDS encoding GNAT family N-acetyltransferase encodes MIIYKQVDKTYFKQYDSIPMRVNVTSYYMIKKLNRGLGGFMLVETPVEPYVKDFCLCEDESVTRWDKQFDISNWAFFMAFDGEYPVGAATVASRTEEINMLAGRNDLTVLWDIRVDDHYKRQGVGQSLFDMATNWSREHNLVQMKIECQNNNVPAIKFYHKQGAILSMVDEYAYYNEPEFRHETQFIWYLDL; translated from the coding sequence ATGATAATTTATAAGCAAGTCGATAAGACATATTTCAAACAGTATGATAGTATTCCAATGCGTGTAAATGTGACAAGTTATTATATGATTAAAAAATTAAATCGCGGCTTAGGTGGTTTTATGCTTGTTGAAACTCCTGTAGAACCATATGTTAAAGATTTCTGCTTATGTGAAGATGAAAGTGTTACACGATGGGATAAACAATTTGATATTTCCAACTGGGCTTTTTTTATGGCTTTTGACGGAGAATATCCTGTTGGTGCTGCTACTGTTGCATCGCGTACCGAAGAAATTAATATGCTTGCAGGCAGAAACGATCTTACAGTATTGTGGGATATTAGAGTAGATGACCATTATAAGAGACAAGGTGTTGGCCAGAGTTTATTTGATATGGCTACAAACTGGTCTCGTGAACACAACCTTGTGCAAATGAAAATTGAATGTCAGAATAATAATGTTCCAGCTATAAAGTTTTACCATAAACAGGGTGCAATACTGTCTATGGTAGACGAGTATGCTTATTATAATGAACCGGAATTTCGACATGAAACACAGTTTATTTGGTACTTGGATTTATAA
- a CDS encoding GNAT family N-acetyltransferase, with amino-acid sequence MKIEYGSELDFQFILDNDRHVSKRLIKNKLKEKEIMIVKNQDNKIIGWLRYSYFWDNTPFINMIYLNENYRNKGVGKQLVRFWEAEMRSKGYELVMTSTLSNEQAQHFYRRLGYKDSGSLLLDNEPLEIIFTKRI; translated from the coding sequence ATGAAAATAGAATATGGAAGTGAATTGGACTTTCAATTTATACTTGATAACGATAGACATGTATCAAAACGATTAATAAAAAATAAACTTAAAGAAAAAGAAATTATGATAGTAAAAAATCAAGATAATAAAATTATTGGTTGGTTACGATACAGTTATTTTTGGGACAACACTCCATTTATAAATATGATTTATCTAAATGAGAACTATAGAAATAAGGGTGTAGGAAAACAATTAGTTAGATTTTGGGAAGCTGAAATGAGGAGTAAAGGCTATGAATTAGTTATGACATCTACCTTATCTAATGAACAAGCACAGCATTTTTATAGAAGATTGGGATATAAGGACTCTGGAAGCTTATTATTAGATAATGAACCTTTAGAAATAATTTTTACAAAAAGGATATAA
- a CDS encoding restriction endonuclease yields MIKIKNNERTNIKRKIDEMNGLEFENYLHYVFLNLGYKVESTPYSVDFGADLIITKDNIKTVVQAKRHNNPVGVSGIQEILGAKGYYDANEALVVTNNRFTANARKLAKKNNVKLWDRGILFQYIITEEELNILKRKEKKKIRKKKNSFNKNIDIIIDTIFKQ; encoded by the coding sequence GTGATTAAAATTAAAAATAATGAGAGGACCAATATTAAAAGAAAAATAGATGAGATGAATGGATTGGAATTTGAAAATTATCTACATTATGTTTTTTTAAATCTTGGATATAAGGTTGAAAGCACGCCCTATAGTGTTGATTTTGGGGCTGATTTAATTATCACTAAAGATAATATTAAAACCGTGGTTCAAGCAAAAAGACACAATAACCCAGTAGGAGTAAGTGGTATACAGGAAATTTTAGGAGCTAAAGGATATTATGATGCTAATGAAGCTTTGGTAGTTACTAATAATAGATTTACAGCTAATGCTCGGAAATTAGCTAAAAAGAATAATGTAAAGTTATGGGATAGGGGAATTTTATTTCAATATATTATTACGGAAGAAGAGCTTAATATTTTGAAAAGAAAAGAAAAGAAAAAAATTCGTAAAAAGAAAAATTCTTTCAACAAGAATATAGATATAATTATTGATACCATCTTTAAGCAATGA
- a CDS encoding DUF6017 domain-containing protein, protein MAEVSFNYYHGKESEQFSFFRIPKVLYIDPIFKNLSSDAKVLYGILLDRMELSMKNGWVDENNRVYIYFTIESIMEVMGWGNKKSVKVLSELDTEKGIGLIEKQRQGQGKPTKIYVKNFIVDNFSEMSKGNFKKCQKDNSRNVENTSQEMSKGQGNNTNINNTEFSDTNPILSSEEKENRLGFDRSKINKAEMYRDIIYKNMEYYHYKRYGRYSIDDIDNIVELMVDVCVQEGGTVPINGNQMPVEIVKSRFLKLSSGHIEYIMNSLEDNPSEVRNIRNYLLTTIYNAVNTMSQYYRSLVNYNENG, encoded by the coding sequence ATGGCAGAAGTAAGCTTTAATTACTATCATGGCAAAGAATCAGAACAGTTTTCATTCTTTAGAATACCAAAGGTACTATATATAGATCCAATATTTAAAAACCTATCATCTGATGCCAAGGTACTTTATGGAATACTCCTAGATAGGATGGAATTATCTATGAAAAATGGTTGGGTGGATGAAAATAATAGAGTATATATTTATTTTACTATTGAAAGCATTATGGAAGTCATGGGATGGGGGAACAAGAAATCAGTAAAGGTACTTTCGGAACTTGATACAGAAAAAGGCATTGGGCTTATAGAAAAGCAAAGACAGGGGCAGGGAAAACCCACTAAGATTTATGTAAAAAACTTTATTGTGGATAACTTTTCTGAAATGTCAAAAGGAAATTTTAAGAAGTGTCAAAAAGACAATTCAAGAAATGTAGAAAATACATCTCAAGAAATGTCAAAAGGACAAGGTAATAATACTAATATTAATAATACTGAATTTAGTGATACTAATCCAATCTTATCTTCAGAAGAGAAAGAAAATAGATTAGGATTTGATAGAAGTAAAATAAATAAAGCTGAGATGTATAGAGATATAATTTATAAGAATATGGAGTATTACCATTATAAAAGATATGGAAGATATTCAATAGATGATATTGATAATATTGTAGAACTTATGGTAGATGTATGCGTTCAGGAAGGTGGCACAGTACCTATAAATGGGAATCAGATGCCTGTAGAAATAGTAAAGAGTAGGTTTTTGAAATTAAGTTCTGGACATATTGAATATATCATGAATAGTCTTGAAGATAATCCAAGTGAAGTTAGAAATATTAGGAATTACCTGCTTACAACAATATATAATGCGGTAAATACTATGAGCCAATACTATAGGAGTCTAGTTAATTACAATGAAAATGGATGA
- a CDS encoding PcfB family protein — protein sequence MQEEVTEKSIAFVAKNNKMTLSVLKTLISAYLKEKEKQKISKGQTIKRKKISLKELSKKYDGLKSIEINEDNIKGFEKTAKKYGIEYALKKDKTTDPPTYIVFFKGKDTDILDTAFREFIGNEMDKDKRPSLKQALNKMKEISRTLNKDKVKNKHQEQSL from the coding sequence TTGCAAGAAGAAGTTACTGAAAAATCAATTGCATTTGTAGCTAAGAATAACAAGATGACATTATCTGTCTTAAAGACATTGATTAGTGCCTATCTTAAAGAAAAAGAAAAGCAGAAAATATCTAAGGGACAAACCATCAAAAGAAAGAAAATATCCTTAAAAGAGTTATCCAAGAAGTATGATGGTCTTAAAAGTATTGAAATTAACGAAGATAATATAAAGGGATTTGAGAAAACTGCCAAAAAGTATGGAATAGAATATGCCTTAAAAAAGGATAAGACAACAGATCCACCAACATATATAGTCTTTTTCAAGGGCAAGGATACAGATATTTTAGATACAGCTTTTAGAGAATTTATTGGGAATGAAATGGATAAGGATAAAAGACCTTCTTTAAAACAGGCATTAAATAAGATGAAGGAAATATCTAGAACCCTTAATAAAGATAAAGTCAAAAACAAACATCAGGAGCAAAGCCTATGA